The proteins below come from a single Halobacteriovorax sp. GB3 genomic window:
- a CDS encoding alpha-ketoacid dehydrogenase subunit alpha/beta: protein MLDKTKGKSMKAKKESRAKLIEKKMKLAKKLKLSNDDLKDMLRNIFLSRKLDDAEITMKKQSVAFFQISGAGHEGVLTAAAKVLKPKHDWFIPYYRDRALCTGLGVTAYEMLCQANGNIGDTATHGRQMPAHWGNVNLNIVQKSSCTGTQFLQACGVAEAGLFLQKLRDTDGVDVSNFKLEDQEVVYTSCGDGTTSQGEFWEAMTTACVNKLPVLFHVEDNGYAISTPTFVQTPGGSISKALDEFPGLKVIECDGNCPIESYEAFEKAAKHIRSGKGPVLLHSHVTRPYSHSLSDDQSMYRTSEELAEEKEIDVFNSYPKTLVEGGVMSETEVEELLAEVSTHVREEMKRAIDTEWPKPEDSMKHLYSEDVDPTSSEFDVAGTFEGKDDVPMASAINSVLKSEFSKNPFLRMFGEDVADFSQLEKLDNPDLKGKGGVFKVSSGVQRASKEGQVFNSPLAEANIVGRAIGMSMRGLKPVVEIQFFDYIWTAYMQLKNEMATTRYRSGGDFKSPMVVRVPIGGYLRGGAMYHSQCGESLYTHIPGVRVVFPSNAADAAGLLRTAIRCDDPVMFLEHKHLYYQGYNRTADPGEEYMIPFGKARICKQGSDATVVAWGALVQKSIDAAKKVEEETGKTIEVIDLRTLAPFDMDAIKESLSKTNRLLVCHEETKTSGFAGEIAARVNEECFEALDAPILRVAAKDSHIAYCPTSEDYLLPQVSDVYEELKKLLSY, encoded by the coding sequence ATGCTCGATAAAACTAAAGGAAAATCAATGAAAGCAAAAAAAGAATCACGTGCAAAATTGATTGAAAAAAAGATGAAGCTAGCTAAGAAGCTAAAGCTTTCAAACGATGATCTCAAAGATATGCTTAGAAATATCTTTCTTTCGCGTAAGTTAGATGACGCTGAGATCACAATGAAGAAGCAATCAGTTGCCTTCTTCCAAATTTCAGGTGCTGGACACGAAGGTGTTCTAACTGCTGCAGCAAAAGTTTTAAAACCAAAACACGACTGGTTTATTCCATATTATAGAGACCGCGCTCTTTGTACAGGACTTGGTGTAACGGCTTACGAAATGCTTTGTCAGGCCAATGGAAATATTGGTGATACAGCAACTCACGGGCGTCAGATGCCAGCTCACTGGGGTAACGTAAACCTTAATATCGTTCAAAAGTCTTCTTGTACTGGAACACAATTTCTTCAAGCATGTGGTGTTGCTGAAGCGGGACTTTTCCTTCAAAAGCTTAGAGACACTGATGGTGTTGATGTTTCAAACTTCAAATTAGAAGATCAAGAAGTTGTTTATACTTCATGTGGTGATGGAACAACATCTCAAGGTGAATTCTGGGAAGCAATGACTACTGCTTGTGTTAACAAACTACCAGTACTCTTTCACGTTGAAGATAACGGTTACGCTATTTCAACTCCAACATTTGTTCAAACTCCAGGTGGATCGATTTCAAAAGCACTTGATGAATTCCCTGGATTAAAAGTTATTGAATGTGATGGTAACTGCCCAATCGAATCTTATGAAGCTTTCGAAAAAGCAGCGAAGCATATTAGAAGTGGAAAGGGACCAGTCCTTCTTCACTCTCACGTAACGAGACCTTATTCTCACTCTCTCTCTGATGATCAATCTATGTATAGAACTTCTGAAGAGCTTGCAGAGGAAAAAGAAATTGATGTTTTTAACTCTTATCCAAAGACACTTGTTGAAGGTGGAGTTATGAGCGAAACAGAAGTTGAAGAACTTCTTGCGGAAGTTTCAACTCATGTTAGAGAAGAAATGAAGCGTGCAATTGATACTGAATGGCCAAAGCCAGAAGATTCGATGAAACACCTATACTCAGAAGATGTTGATCCTACTTCTTCAGAATTTGATGTTGCAGGAACATTTGAAGGAAAAGATGATGTTCCAATGGCCTCTGCTATCAACTCAGTTCTAAAAAGTGAGTTCTCTAAGAACCCATTCTTAAGAATGTTTGGTGAAGATGTTGCAGACTTCTCGCAACTTGAAAAACTCGACAATCCAGACCTTAAAGGAAAGGGTGGAGTATTTAAGGTTTCTTCTGGAGTTCAAAGAGCTTCAAAAGAAGGACAAGTTTTCAACTCACCACTTGCTGAAGCCAACATTGTTGGTCGTGCCATTGGTATGTCAATGAGAGGACTTAAGCCAGTTGTAGAGATTCAATTCTTTGACTATATCTGGACAGCTTATATGCAACTTAAAAACGAGATGGCGACAACTCGTTACCGCTCTGGTGGAGACTTTAAATCACCAATGGTTGTCCGTGTTCCAATCGGAGGATACCTAAGAGGTGGAGCAATGTATCACTCGCAATGTGGTGAATCTCTTTACACTCACATTCCAGGTGTTCGCGTTGTCTTCCCATCAAATGCTGCTGATGCTGCAGGTCTTCTTAGAACGGCAATTCGTTGTGATGACCCTGTTATGTTTCTAGAGCACAAACACCTTTACTACCAAGGTTATAACAGAACTGCTGATCCAGGAGAGGAGTATATGATTCCTTTTGGTAAAGCGAGAATCTGTAAGCAAGGTAGTGACGCTACTGTTGTTGCTTGGGGAGCCCTTGTTCAAAAATCAATTGATGCTGCTAAAAAAGTAGAGGAAGAGACTGGTAAAACTATTGAAGTTATCGACCTTAGAACTCTTGCTCCTTTTGATATGGATGCGATTAAAGAATCTCTTTCTAAGACAAATAGACTTCTTGTTTGTCACGAAGAGACGAAGACTTCAGGTTTCGCTGGAGAAATTGCAGCAAGAGTGAACGAAGAGTGTTTTGAAGCGCTCGATGCTCCAATTCTTCGTGTTGCTGCTAAAGACTCTCACATTGCATATTGTCCGACTTCTGAGGATTATCTTCTTCCTCAAGTTAGTGATGTGTATGAAGAGCTTAAAAAACTTCTATCTTACTAA
- a CDS encoding PH domain-containing protein, producing the protein MKFYKSKIDLWFPVLMTGIPLVTFYRSYEAYLSGREYMSDLGAGILTLVLFAFLMGTTKYVLSEHDLIVSMFGIKKRIRLQDISQIHRVKSYWSSMALSSDRLRLMGEYGVIVEISPMDKEDFLLTIQKISPEIKII; encoded by the coding sequence GTGAAGTTTTATAAATCGAAAATAGACTTGTGGTTCCCTGTCTTAATGACAGGGATTCCGCTTGTTACTTTTTACCGATCATATGAAGCTTATCTTAGTGGACGTGAGTATATGTCTGACTTAGGGGCCGGAATACTAACTCTCGTACTTTTTGCTTTTTTAATGGGAACGACAAAATATGTCCTTAGTGAACATGATCTCATCGTTTCTATGTTTGGTATAAAAAAGAGAATTCGACTTCAGGATATTTCACAAATTCATCGCGTAAAATCCTATTGGTCTTCAATGGCCCTTTCAAGTGATCGTCTTCGCTTGATGGGTGAATATGGTGTGATTGTAGAAATCTCTCCAATGGATAAAGAGGATTTTCTCTTAACGATTCAAAAGATTTCTCCAGAGATTAAAATTATCTAG
- a CDS encoding NUDIX domain-containing protein — translation MIPVSIALFIRNVTNEGLELWMQVRREEGPLDGLLEFPGGKIESGESSVVACQREVLEEVGVDVELSKLKLFKIHQHNFNDRSVLLNVFMSNYSDLPEDIGQWFSFDFVEKSKKYEGRLPEVNYLLIDQLLSYVERQYKAGCLEQVWLKS, via the coding sequence ATGATTCCTGTTTCGATCGCTCTATTCATTCGAAATGTTACGAATGAGGGGCTTGAGCTATGGATGCAAGTAAGAAGAGAAGAAGGTCCTCTCGATGGACTTTTAGAATTTCCTGGCGGAAAAATTGAGTCGGGAGAATCTTCTGTAGTTGCCTGCCAAAGAGAAGTTCTAGAAGAAGTTGGCGTCGATGTTGAGCTATCGAAGTTAAAGTTATTTAAGATTCATCAACATAATTTTAATGATCGAAGCGTTCTTCTCAATGTCTTTATGTCGAATTATTCAGATCTTCCTGAAGATATAGGACAATGGTTTTCATTTGATTTTGTGGAAAAGTCTAAAAAATATGAAGGACGACTTCCCGAAGTGAACTACCTCTTGATAGATCAATTACTTTCTTATGTTGAAAGACAATATAAAGCGGGCTGTTTGGAGCAGGTATGGCTGAAATCGTAA
- a CDS encoding NAD(P)/FAD-dependent oxidoreductase: MSEKIYPVAVIGGGSAGSMAVLRTVLNNDETLFFPGSGKDKKRSRGFWVAKVENMPGHQHYKKGIEEPGRDTFKWLSESEFKEKFHWMKNRGITSLVKKDDGLFELTDSKNEVYLAKHVIVCTGVMDVQPHIGGSIDPILPYANLQTVDYCLRCDGHHTLGKKTAIIGNGDGAAWVGIMLKERYDNPSMTVISHGNEGEFSDEVKELMELHGIDFIDDEIVEVKGIPKEGKLEGFELKNNGHFDCEFAFVSMGMLVYNELVKNLGAEVDRRGFVVTNEKGMTNVENLYVAGDLRAGFKKQIYTAWDMAVDSADDVNRKIRVEKRASLKK, from the coding sequence ATGTCTGAAAAAATATATCCGGTAGCTGTGATTGGTGGAGGTTCCGCTGGATCGATGGCCGTTCTAAGAACAGTTCTTAATAATGATGAAACTCTATTTTTTCCAGGAAGTGGAAAGGATAAGAAAAGATCTCGTGGTTTTTGGGTGGCCAAGGTTGAAAATATGCCAGGACATCAACACTATAAAAAGGGAATTGAAGAGCCTGGACGCGATACGTTTAAGTGGCTAAGTGAAAGTGAGTTTAAAGAAAAATTTCATTGGATGAAAAATAGAGGGATCACTTCTCTTGTAAAAAAAGATGATGGTCTTTTTGAATTAACGGATTCTAAAAATGAAGTCTATCTCGCTAAGCACGTTATTGTTTGTACTGGTGTGATGGATGTTCAACCACATATTGGTGGATCAATTGATCCGATTCTTCCTTACGCTAATTTGCAAACGGTAGACTATTGTCTTCGTTGTGATGGTCATCATACTCTTGGAAAAAAGACGGCGATCATCGGTAATGGCGATGGAGCAGCTTGGGTTGGAATTATGCTAAAAGAGCGCTACGACAACCCATCTATGACTGTAATCTCTCATGGTAATGAGGGAGAGTTTAGTGATGAAGTTAAAGAATTGATGGAACTTCATGGGATTGACTTTATTGATGATGAAATCGTTGAAGTAAAAGGAATTCCTAAAGAAGGAAAGCTTGAAGGCTTCGAGCTTAAAAATAATGGTCACTTTGATTGTGAGTTTGCCTTTGTTTCAATGGGAATGCTTGTCTATAACGAGCTTGTCAAAAACCTCGGGGCCGAAGTTGATAGAAGAGGATTTGTTGTGACTAACGAGAAGGGAATGACAAATGTTGAAAACCTTTATGTTGCCGGAGATTTGAGAGCAGGTTTTAAAAAACAAATCTACACAGCGTGGGATATGGCGGTTGATTCAGCGGATGATGTGAATAGAAAAATCCGCGTTGAAAAAAGAGCGAGCTTAAAAAAGTGA
- a CDS encoding tRNA dihydrouridine synthase, with product MKSTPYGNSKSLIFAPMEGVTDEPYRMAIGKLFPEWDYYSTDFYRVPTVGNINAKRVHDHFGARTFQNEELRKKTTYQILTTARAQTEQVVQAVSELNVDHLDLNLGCPSKKVNAHKGGAYLLSDLEELKRIIRLIRSNFKKTFTVKIRIGYRDDSSFEDSLKLFEDEGVEAITLHARTRDQLYQGIADWEYIKKAVKLVNIPIIGNGDIWSVHDVNRMFDETDCHAVMIGRGALKTPWLATLFYEHQNNLDFISDEYLLDIRKDYLDLYFYELEKEYRKLGLDDHNILKRFKSFSRYLFDDYADGEIVRGRFLRSMKLDEFLSHLDRL from the coding sequence ATGAAATCAACTCCTTATGGAAATTCTAAATCACTCATTTTCGCGCCGATGGAAGGCGTGACAGATGAGCCATATCGCATGGCCATAGGAAAGCTCTTTCCAGAATGGGATTATTATTCGACTGATTTCTATCGAGTTCCAACAGTTGGAAATATTAACGCCAAAAGAGTGCACGATCACTTTGGCGCTCGAACTTTTCAAAATGAAGAGCTCAGAAAAAAGACAACATATCAAATCTTAACGACAGCTAGAGCACAAACTGAGCAGGTTGTTCAGGCCGTTAGTGAACTCAATGTCGATCACCTTGACTTAAATCTTGGTTGCCCTTCAAAAAAGGTTAATGCTCACAAAGGTGGAGCTTATCTTTTAAGTGATCTCGAAGAATTAAAAAGAATTATTCGTTTGATTCGCTCTAATTTTAAAAAGACGTTTACTGTCAAAATTAGAATTGGATACCGAGACGATTCTTCTTTTGAAGACTCTCTCAAACTTTTTGAAGATGAAGGTGTTGAAGCGATTACCCTTCATGCAAGAACAAGAGATCAACTCTATCAAGGTATTGCCGATTGGGAATATATCAAGAAGGCCGTTAAACTCGTCAACATTCCAATTATTGGCAATGGCGATATTTGGAGTGTTCACGATGTTAATCGCATGTTCGATGAAACCGATTGCCATGCGGTCATGATTGGACGTGGAGCACTTAAAACACCATGGCTTGCAACATTGTTCTATGAACATCAAAATAATCTCGATTTCATTAGTGATGAGTATCTTCTCGATATTAGAAAAGACTATTTAGACCTCTATTTCTATGAACTTGAAAAAGAATATCGAAAGCTCGGATTAGATGATCACAATATATTGAAGAGATTTAAGTCTTTTTCACGTTATCTCTTTGATGATTATGCGGATGGTGAAATTGTTAGAGGTCGTTTTCTTCGTTCAATGAAGCTTGATGAATTTCTCTCTCACCTAGATCGCCTATAA
- a CDS encoding hemolysin family protein: MEVDTLEIVSLVVCFLLSGFFSGSEAVLLSIDIDRARQLIEAGGAKGRALQFMIERPSELLTTILVGNNIVNIFASSLTTVIFSRLFDSNAIGYAVGITTLVILIFGEIIPKTFARTHAEGLSLVVIRVLQGFYYLLYPFVKLMVWAIHTILGENAQLTGRIVTRNEIEYMVQKAEKENTIDSKQLDLLNSILEFPTIKVKDIMISRMEVKYIQAKATYQEVLEVVQKDTHSRYPVCDGELENMKGFLHVKDLAFVTIEERENFDLQKVLKSPFFVYEHMKIQAVFDHMNRKKVHLALVKDENGIVVGIITLEDIIEEIMGEIQDEHDIEEEDVRKEYEESDLEQGIIVEGTTSLRELYNDYDIKIPLNDNYSTLAGFILDMLGNNFPEEGQIIVWEGYSFDLIRVDEYEIREVRIRDVDGEKHIFSKKEAHEESNRSEVRSSGEKIAELEV, from the coding sequence ATGGAAGTAGATACATTAGAGATCGTATCTCTCGTTGTCTGTTTTCTTTTGTCTGGATTCTTCTCAGGTTCTGAAGCAGTTCTTCTTTCAATTGATATTGACCGTGCAAGACAACTCATCGAAGCAGGTGGGGCTAAAGGTCGTGCGCTTCAATTTATGATCGAAAGACCGAGTGAACTTTTAACGACAATCCTTGTTGGAAACAACATTGTTAATATTTTTGCATCATCTTTAACGACAGTTATTTTTTCAAGACTCTTTGATTCTAATGCCATTGGGTATGCTGTCGGTATCACGACCCTTGTGATTTTGATCTTTGGTGAAATCATTCCAAAGACATTTGCAAGAACTCACGCCGAAGGACTTTCTCTGGTTGTGATTCGTGTGCTACAGGGATTCTATTACTTGCTCTACCCATTCGTTAAATTGATGGTTTGGGCAATTCATACAATCCTTGGAGAAAATGCTCAGTTAACTGGTCGTATCGTAACAAGAAATGAAATCGAATATATGGTTCAAAAGGCCGAGAAAGAAAATACTATCGATTCAAAGCAACTTGATCTTCTTAACTCAATCCTTGAGTTCCCTACGATTAAAGTAAAAGACATTATGATCTCAAGAATGGAAGTTAAGTACATTCAAGCGAAAGCTACTTATCAAGAAGTTCTCGAGGTTGTTCAAAAAGATACTCACTCTCGTTATCCTGTATGTGACGGTGAGCTTGAGAATATGAAGGGATTCCTTCACGTAAAAGATCTTGCCTTTGTAACGATAGAAGAAAGAGAGAATTTCGATCTTCAAAAAGTATTGAAGTCTCCATTCTTTGTCTATGAGCACATGAAAATTCAAGCCGTTTTTGATCATATGAATAGAAAGAAGGTTCACCTTGCTCTAGTAAAAGATGAAAACGGAATCGTTGTGGGGATCATCACTCTTGAAGACATTATCGAAGAGATTATGGGAGAGATTCAAGATGAGCACGACATCGAAGAAGAAGACGTAAGAAAAGAATACGAAGAGAGTGACCTTGAACAAGGAATTATTGTTGAAGGGACAACATCACTTCGTGAACTTTACAATGACTACGATATTAAAATTCCATTGAATGATAACTACTCGACTCTTGCGGGATTTATTCTCGATATGCTTGGAAATAATTTTCCTGAAGAGGGACAAATTATCGTTTGGGAAGGTTACTCGTTTGATCTTATCCGTGTAGATGAATATGAAATTCGAGAAGTTCGAATTCGTGACGTCGATGGGGAGAAGCATATTTTCTCTAAAAAGGAGGCCCATGAGGAATCCAATCGGAGTGAAGTCAGGAGTAGCGGAGAAAAAATCGCAGAATTAGAAGTTTAA
- a CDS encoding ComEC/Rec2 family competence protein, translating to MSKSFLNAILLGDKKSFPRALKKKFQNLGLLHLLTPSGLHLSSLILFLSFILRKFTKSHRIKNTVIGLCLSSVFFFPKLYSLKRMGIFYLLSKSLGSKFQNLDLWYSFLATMLIDLLVGSFRYSPLSFTYSFLFFGSIMALKDKNFLILPSLYLGQMIISYFQFESIYLLGPLFGFALTSLFTLLFPLILILLPLGYFNYFFSEYLIKIFLSLVHLSNSLATEGPKFFASTIIIICVFQMIRTRRPGWVLVLLFFQTQPLLNAPKSTYRKTPHNNDYVLKPASDMTHLKRTRRGYKSWHPYLIVCNNVLYQYHYERKCRIENKDPPKRWAL from the coding sequence TTGTCTAAGTCATTTTTAAACGCAATTCTCCTAGGAGATAAGAAAAGCTTTCCAAGAGCATTAAAAAAGAAGTTTCAAAACCTAGGCCTTCTTCATCTCTTAACTCCCTCTGGTCTTCATTTAAGTTCTCTTATACTATTTCTAAGCTTTATTCTTAGAAAATTTACTAAGTCACATCGAATAAAGAACACTGTCATTGGTCTTTGTCTTTCCTCTGTTTTCTTTTTCCCAAAACTCTACTCATTAAAACGAATGGGTATTTTCTATCTTCTTTCAAAGTCACTTGGTAGCAAGTTTCAAAATCTCGATTTATGGTATTCCTTTTTAGCCACTATGCTAATCGACTTACTCGTTGGAAGTTTTCGCTACTCTCCACTTAGTTTCACTTATAGCTTCCTATTCTTTGGTTCCATTATGGCCTTAAAGGATAAGAATTTTCTTATCTTGCCTTCTCTTTATTTGGGGCAAATGATTATCTCTTACTTCCAATTTGAGAGTATCTATCTTCTAGGACCATTATTTGGCTTTGCTCTAACCTCTCTGTTTACATTACTCTTTCCTCTCATTCTCATTTTGTTACCACTAGGTTATTTCAACTACTTTTTCAGTGAATATCTTATAAAAATATTTCTCTCACTCGTTCATCTTTCAAATTCTCTGGCCACTGAAGGACCTAAGTTTTTTGCAAGTACAATTATCATTATCTGTGTGTTTCAAATGATTCGAACGAGGAGACCTGGCTGGGTTCTGGTTCTCCTATTCTTCCAGACCCAGCCTCTTTTAAATGCTCCAAAAAGCACTTATAGAAAGACTCCTCATAATAATGACTATGTTCTTAAACCAGCAAGTGACATGACTCATTTAAAGAGAACAAGAAGAGGATATAAGAGTTGGCATCCCTATCTTATTGTATGCAACAACGTTCTTTATCAGTATCACTATGAAAGAAAATGTAGGATAGAAAATAAAGACCCACCAAAGAGGTGGGCCTTATAA
- a CDS encoding 2Fe-2S iron-sulfur cluster-binding protein: MPNVSIVELDDDANICNDEEKCFKINENQVIYDELEMQGEKLPHGCLAGSCGTCRILVLEGAENLKEPSYIEKDTIEHIKESYKAERGEEFLEKGEIRLSCRARILGNVKFGCLKK, encoded by the coding sequence ATGCCCAACGTGTCAATTGTAGAGCTCGATGATGATGCAAATATCTGTAATGACGAGGAAAAATGTTTCAAAATTAATGAAAATCAAGTCATTTATGACGAGTTAGAAATGCAGGGAGAGAAACTTCCCCATGGCTGTTTGGCCGGATCTTGTGGAACTTGTAGAATTCTCGTTCTCGAGGGAGCTGAGAATCTCAAAGAGCCAAGCTACATTGAAAAAGACACCATCGAGCACATTAAGGAATCCTATAAAGCTGAACGCGGCGAAGAGTTCTTAGAAAAAGGCGAAATTCGTCTTTCATGTCGCGCCCGCATTCTTGGTAATGTTAAGTTTGGTTGCTTAAAAAAATAA
- the nadC gene encoding carboxylating nicotinate-nucleotide diphosphorylase, translated as MNNMLIATALRKDLELYFSEDDLARNIFYTSSLPKDMVQCSLKIKDDMILAGLPYFVEAFRYLGAENLKLEAFEQYEGKKFLKSEKAEIKFELPFSIALTGERIALNLLQQASSIATYTNQFVEIAKEKGVSILDTRKTTPGHRSLEKYAVRIGGGHNHRLGQTDLWMVKDNHKSFFGGVKQAVEFFQSMKGFYTPIEVEVHNMDELDDVLSLGIRHIMLDNFTPEMIEQAVAKKPSGVTFEVSGGIRLSNLNEYLIDGLDAISVGALTYGAPSVDVSLKYHR; from the coding sequence ATGAATAATATGCTTATTGCAACGGCGCTTAGAAAGGATTTAGAGCTTTATTTTTCTGAAGACGATCTCGCTAGAAATATTTTTTATACGTCGAGCTTACCAAAAGATATGGTGCAATGTTCTCTTAAAATTAAAGATGACATGATCTTGGCAGGTCTTCCTTATTTCGTAGAGGCGTTTCGTTATTTAGGAGCTGAAAATCTTAAGCTTGAAGCATTTGAACAATATGAAGGAAAGAAGTTTTTAAAATCAGAAAAAGCTGAAATTAAATTTGAACTTCCTTTTTCAATTGCTTTAACAGGCGAGCGTATAGCTCTTAACCTACTACAGCAAGCATCAAGTATTGCAACTTATACGAATCAATTTGTTGAGATTGCAAAAGAAAAAGGTGTCTCTATTTTAGATACGAGAAAAACAACTCCAGGACATCGTTCACTTGAAAAATATGCTGTTCGTATTGGTGGAGGACACAATCACCGCCTAGGTCAAACTGATCTATGGATGGTAAAAGATAATCATAAAAGTTTTTTTGGTGGCGTGAAGCAAGCTGTTGAATTTTTTCAATCGATGAAAGGCTTCTATACACCGATTGAAGTTGAAGTTCACAACATGGATGAACTTGATGATGTACTTTCACTTGGTATTCGTCACATAATGCTTGATAACTTTACACCTGAGATGATTGAGCAAGCAGTAGCTAAGAAGCCTTCTGGCGTGACTTTTGAAGTCTCAGGAGGAATTCGCTTATCTAATTTAAATGAATATCTTATTGATGGCCTTGATGCCATTAGTGTTGGGGCCTTAACTTATGGAGCTCCAAGTGTAGATGTTTCATTAAAATATCATCGATAA
- a CDS encoding DUF3592 domain-containing protein: MIALGFITVPFVLISIYFLSIHFLFKRYGQRVRGKIVGVEKYISRTNTSSSRTSSIMYAPIVSFVSNSGEEIYVQSGSKNIINYQIGDRLDILRLHHNDRHIKFDNKTHLIFGIIFGFFGFGGHATFLFSNENSVVTKVLISSLIFILPLLLKRILVKKRLWSKVKDSYYSNTKTINKDELNEKDIFWSNQDILKEQKAHSKIGLAISFIFFFIILFIYNLIWKKLSLSSKEVVTKLIQSPMLLTQESDPLIFIFLSGLLFVPACLYSLWYSYKRL; this comes from the coding sequence ATGATTGCCCTTGGATTTATAACCGTCCCTTTTGTTCTAATCTCGATTTATTTCTTATCTATTCATTTTCTTTTTAAGAGATATGGACAAAGAGTCCGCGGGAAAATTGTTGGTGTTGAAAAGTATATAAGCCGAACAAATACTTCAAGTTCAAGAACAAGTAGCATTATGTATGCTCCAATTGTATCTTTTGTTTCGAATTCAGGAGAGGAGATTTATGTTCAATCAGGCTCGAAGAATATCATTAATTATCAAATTGGTGATCGTCTCGATATTTTGAGACTTCATCACAATGATCGCCATATTAAGTTTGATAATAAGACACATCTAATCTTTGGAATCATTTTTGGATTTTTTGGATTTGGTGGTCATGCCACTTTTTTATTTTCTAATGAAAATTCAGTTGTAACAAAAGTATTGATAAGTTCATTAATTTTTATTCTTCCTCTTTTATTGAAAAGGATTCTTGTAAAAAAGAGACTCTGGTCAAAAGTGAAGGACTCCTACTATTCAAATACAAAAACGATTAATAAAGATGAGTTAAATGAGAAAGACATTTTCTGGAGTAATCAGGATATATTAAAAGAACAAAAGGCACATTCTAAGATAGGTCTGGCTATCTCTTTTATATTTTTCTTTATTATCTTATTTATCTATAATTTAATTTGGAAAAAACTTTCTTTGAGTTCTAAAGAAGTCGTTACTAAGTTAATTCAAAGTCCAATGCTTCTTACGCAAGAATCAGATCCTCTCATCTTCATTTTTCTATCAGGACTACTCTTCGTTCCGGCTTGTTTATATAGTTTATGGTATTCTTACAAAAGGCTTTAA
- a CDS encoding Glu/Leu/Phe/Val family dehydrogenase, translating to MVSFDRLYKDGHEEVIFFSDPSCGLKAIVAIHNTTLGPALGGTRMWNYASEEEALDDVLRLSKGMTYKNAVSGLNLGGGKAVIIGDPKEIKSEALFRSYGRFLESLNGRYITAEDVNIGVEDVEHIFTETNNVVGVAEIHGGSGNPSPYTARGVFRGMEAACMKVWGDRSPKGKVVALQGAGSVGRHLGEMLYKEGAKVVVCDISQSNIDLFLEKVPNAQVVGVDEIYDVDCDIYSPCALGATINDDTIDRLKCKVVAGAANNQLKEDRHGDILKEKGILYAPDYLINAGGVMNVSIEFEGWSAEKATRMVDTIYDTSLEIFNVSESENVAVYKATNIVAEKRIEAIKNIKGKYLGNLGHRFPGRKTRR from the coding sequence ATGGTAAGCTTTGACAGACTTTACAAAGATGGACACGAAGAAGTTATTTTCTTTAGTGACCCAAGCTGTGGACTAAAAGCAATCGTAGCAATTCACAACACAACTCTTGGACCAGCACTAGGTGGAACAAGAATGTGGAACTACGCTTCAGAAGAAGAAGCGCTAGATGATGTACTAAGACTTTCTAAGGGAATGACTTATAAGAACGCTGTTTCTGGTCTAAACCTTGGTGGTGGTAAAGCCGTTATCATTGGTGACCCAAAAGAGATCAAGTCTGAAGCTCTTTTCAGATCATACGGACGTTTCCTTGAGTCACTCAACGGACGTTATATTACTGCAGAAGATGTAAACATTGGTGTTGAAGATGTAGAGCACATCTTTACTGAAACAAACAATGTTGTTGGTGTAGCTGAAATCCACGGTGGTTCAGGTAACCCATCTCCATATACTGCACGTGGTGTTTTCAGAGGTATGGAAGCAGCATGTATGAAAGTTTGGGGAGATCGTTCTCCAAAAGGTAAAGTAGTTGCTCTTCAAGGTGCAGGTTCAGTTGGACGTCACCTAGGTGAAATGCTTTATAAAGAAGGTGCTAAAGTTGTCGTTTGCGATATTAGCCAATCAAATATTGATCTTTTCCTTGAGAAAGTTCCAAATGCACAAGTTGTTGGTGTTGATGAAATCTACGACGTAGATTGTGATATCTATTCTCCATGTGCTCTTGGTGCAACAATCAATGATGACACAATTGATAGACTTAAGTGTAAAGTTGTAGCTGGTGCTGCAAACAACCAACTTAAAGAAGACAGACACGGTGATATCCTTAAAGAGAAAGGAATCCTTTACGCTCCAGATTACCTCATTAATGCTGGTGGTGTTATGAACGTTTCTATCGAATTCGAAGGTTGGTCAGCAGAGAAAGCAACAAGAATGGTAGACACTATCTATGATACTTCTCTAGAAATTTTTAATGTTTCTGAGAGCGAGAATGTTGCTGTTTATAAAGCGACAAATATCGTTGCTGAAAAGCGTATCGAAGCGATTAAGAATATCAAAGGGAAATACCTCGGTAATCTTGGTCACCGTTTTCCAGGTAGAAAGACAAGAAGATAA